The Henckelia pumila isolate YLH828 chromosome 2, ASM3356847v2, whole genome shotgun sequence genome includes a window with the following:
- the LOC140879650 gene encoding O-fucosyltransferase 9 isoform X2: protein MHGLSRLSNGTSSLSPPSSPRHRHSRGKAASATTDSGGCGGGGGSFRGGGGGGGGGKEELKSVVERFGYLLISIMYRRRRMLLFAPLFYISGMLMYMGTLGFDVVNKNSSSGRGSGDVVGPGSVYRSPEVFEKLWPLMEAESNKSSNMLMNVWNPKLRQWKPCLGQTVSQSELPKSNGFLIIEANGGLNQQRLSICDAVAVAGLLNATLVIPIFHLNSVWRDSSKFGEIFDEEFFIYALRNRVNVVRELPEDVLQLFDNNISNIVNLRIKAWSSPSHYLQKVLPKLLELKAVRIAPFSNRLAHAVPPSIQSLRCLCNFEALRFSEPIRMLAAKMVDRMVKNSSKTGGKYVSVHLRFEEDMVAFSCCIYDGGEEEKHEMDIVRERSWRGKFRRRGRVIRPGANRVDGKCPLTPLEVGMMLRGMGFDNNTSLFVAAGKIYKVEKYMTPLKQMFPFLETKETLASPEELSPFMGHSSRLAALDYTVCLHSEVFVTTQGGNFPHFLVGHRRYFYEGHAKTLKPDKRKLAQLFDSPSIRWRDFKRQLQDMLHHSDMKGGELRKSGNSLYMYPMPDCMCKKSDTKSDLGLGNSTKL from the exons ATGCATGGGTTAAGCCGGCTGAGCAACGGGACGAGTTCTTTGTCCCCGCCTTCTTCTCCCCGCCACCGTCACAGCCGTGGAAAGGCCGCCTCAGCTACTACAGATTCCGGTGGCTGCGGTGGTGGAGGGGGTAGCTTCCGTGGCGGCGGTGGCGGTGGTGGTGGGGGGAAGGAGGAGTTGAAGAGTGTTGTGGAGAGGTTCGGATATTTATTGATTTCAATAATGTACAGGCGGAGACGCATGCTGTTGTTTGCTCCTTTGTTTTATATATCTGGGATGCTTATGTATATGGGTACTTTGGGATTTGATGTTGTGAATAAAAATTCTAGTAGTGGTAGGGGAAGTGGTGATGTAGTGGGGCCTGGATCTGTTTACCGGAGCCCTGAGGTCTTTGAGAAACTCTGGCCCTTAATGGAGGCTGAGAGCAATAAGAGCTCAAATATG TTAATGAACGTATGGAATCCCAAGCTGCGTCAGTGGAAGCCTTGTCTTGGGCAGACTGTTTCTCAGTCAG AGTTGCCGAAGTCAAATGGTTTCCTGATAATTGAAGCAAATGGCGGGTTAAACCAGCAAAGATTATCG ATATGTGATGCGGTGGCCGTGGCAGGCCTGCTAAATGCTACTCTTGTCATCCCCATATTTCATTTAAATAGTGTTTGGCGAGATTCCAG CAAGTTTGGAGAAATATTTGATGAAGAGTTCTTTATATATGCTCTCAGAAATCGTGTTAATGTTGTTAGAGAGCTACCAGAGGATGTGCTCCAGCTATTTGATAATAATATAAGCAACATagtgaatttgagaattaaggCGTGGTCAAGCCCCTCTCATTATCTTCAGAAGGTTCTGccaaagcttctggagcttaa GGCCGTCCGAATAGCACCATTCTCTAACAGACTAGCCCATGCAGTTCCTCCATCAATCCAAAGCCTCAGATGCTTGTGCAATTTTGAAGCACTTAGGTTTTCAGAACCCATACGGATGTTAGCTGCTAAGATGGTTGATCGGATGGTAAAAAATAGCTCCAAAACTGGGGGAAAATACGTTTCAGTACATCTCCGATTTGAAGAG GACATGGTTGCATTTTCATGCTGCATTTATGATGGCGGTGAAGAAGAGAAGCACGAGATGGATATTGTCCGGGAACGAAGTTGGAGAGGAAAATTTCGGAGAAGAGGCCGAGTAATAAGACCAGGAGCCAACCGAGTAGATGGGAAATGCCCTTTAACTCCACTAGAG GTGGGAATGATGCTACGGGGAATGGGATTCGATAACAACACCTCTCTTTTTGTTGCCGCGGGCAAAATTTACAAAGTGGAGAAGTATATGACACCCCTTAAACAGATGTTTCCATTTCTGGAAACAAAAGAAACTCTAGCCTCCCCTGAAGAACTTAGTCCATTTATG GGTCATTCATCAAGACTGGCTGCTCTTGATTATACCGTTTGCCTTCACAGTGAAGTTTTTGTCACAACCCAGGGTGGTAATTTCCCCCATTTCTTGGTAGGGCATAGGCGTTATTTTTACGAAGGACACGCCAAAACCTTAAAACCTGATAAGAGAAAGCTAGCCCAATTATTTGATAGCCCGAGTATCAG ATGGCGAGATTTCAAAAGGCAGTTGCAGGATATGCTTCATCACAGTGACATGAAAGGGGGCGAGCTAAGAAAGTCCGGTAACTCCCTCTACATGTATCCCATGCCAGACTGCATGTGTAAAAAATCAGACACTAAAAGCGACTTGGGATTGGGAAACTCAACCAAGTTATAG
- the LOC140881728 gene encoding probable transcription factor At3g04930 encodes MASTEDPAAASAAAAHIFNEDEDLLDDDDDDSSDRDEDDSASSAAAAVDLPPPTSSAAAQVTIAVPGVPDPHLKQQLPDIVVAKKPAQLDDSRKLFQRLWTDGDEIELLQGFLDYTTQRGGPHSSFNHHHHDTTAFYDQIRDKFQLDFNKNQLVEKLRRLKKKYRNVVNKFGSGKDYAFKSPHDHATFEISSKIWGTSVLNGSSSAVLAISAPAPLSMYEDDDDPGFPNFVYCQSPNPNGIDVNSKTPRPRKRNRTGAVKIEDKQQPVFNSNTSYNQPSAAATPIAATPVAAAGTTQSVSSVIEETVKSCLSPIFKELLGNSMSSNANPNGPCCVHGFASTLSPMPLGFAGAMSGAKMADEKWRKQQILELEVFSKRLELMQDQIKEQLLELRSMGK; translated from the coding sequence ATGGCTTCCACCGAAGACCCCGCCGCCGCCTCCGCCGCCGCGGCCCATATATTCAACGAGGATGAGGACCTCCtcgacgacgacgacgacgacaGCTCCGATCGCGATGAGGACGACTCTGCCTCATCCGCCGCCGCTGCCGTCGATCTCCCTCCTCCGACTTCCTCCGCCGCAGCTCAGGTCACCATCGCGGTTCCCGGCGTCCCCGATCCGCATCTCAAGCAACAGCTACCGGATATAGTCGTTGCCAAGAAACCGGCCCAGCTCGACGACTCTCGCAAGCTCTTCCAACGACTCTGGACCGACGGCGACGAAATTGAGCTCTTGCAGGGATTTCTCGACTATACCACCCAGCGAGGCGGACCACACAGCTCCTTTAACCACCACCACCATGATACCACCGCTTTTTATGATCAGATCAGGgacaaatttcagctcgatttCAATAAGAATCAGCTTGTTGAGAAGCTGCGCAGGCTGAAGAAGAAGTATCGGAATGTTGTCAACAAATTTGGCTCCGGCAAAGATTATGCCTTTAAGAGCCCGCATGATCACGCTACCTTCGAAATCTCTTCCAAAATCTGGGGCACCTCTGTGCTCAATGGCTCCTCTTCCGCCGTTCTTGCCATCTCTGCCCCTGCCCCTCTTTCCATGTACGAGGATGACGACGATCCTGGCTTCCCCAATTTCGTTTATTGTCAAAGCCCTAACCCTAATGGCATTGATGTAAATAGCAAAACCCCTCGGCCTAGGAAGAGAAACCGAACTGGAGCAGTGAAAATTGAGGACAAACAGCAGCCTGTTTTCAATAGTAATACTAGTTATAACCAGCCATCTGCAGCAGCTACGCCGATCGCCGCCACTCCAGTGGCGGCCGCAGGAACGACACAGTCTGTTTCAAGTGTGATAGAAGAGACTGTGAAGAGCTGTTTGTCACCCATATTCAAGGAGTTGTTGGGAAATTCGATGAGTTCCAACGCAAATCCTAACGGACCTTGCTGTGTACATGGGTTTGCATCGACACTAAGTCCGATGCCTTTGGGTTTTGCTGGTGCCATGAGCGGAGCCAAAATGGCTGACGAAAAGTGGCGGAAGCAGCAGATATTGGAATTGGAAGTTTTCTCCAAGCGGTTGGAGTTGATGCAGGATCAGATCAAAGAGCAATTACTGGAACTTAGGTCCATGGGGAAGTGA
- the LOC140879650 gene encoding O-fucosyltransferase 9 isoform X3 — translation MHGLSRLSNGTSSLSPPSSPRHRHSRGKAASATTDSGGCGGGGGSFRGGGGGGGGGKEELKSVVERFGYLLISIMYRRRRMLLFAPLFYISGMLMYMGTLGFDVVNKNSSSGRGSGDVVGPGSVYRSPEVFEKLWPLMEAESNKSSNMLMNVWNPKLRQWKPCLGQTVSQSEFSELPKSNGFLIIEANGGLNQQRLSICDAVAVAGLLNATLVIPIFHLNSVWRDSRNRVNVVRELPEDVLQLFDNNISNIVNLRIKAWSSPSHYLQKVLPKLLELKAVRIAPFSNRLAHAVPPSIQSLRCLCNFEALRFSEPIRMLAAKMVDRMVKNSSKTGGKYVSVHLRFEEDMVAFSCCIYDGGEEEKHEMDIVRERSWRGKFRRRGRVIRPGANRVDGKCPLTPLEVGMMLRGMGFDNNTSLFVAAGKIYKVEKYMTPLKQMFPFLETKETLASPEELSPFMGHSSRLAALDYTVCLHSEVFVTTQGGNFPHFLVGHRRYFYEGHAKTLKPDKRKLAQLFDSPSIRWRDFKRQLQDMLHHSDMKGGELRKSGNSLYMYPMPDCMCKKSDTKSDLGLGNSTKL, via the exons ATGCATGGGTTAAGCCGGCTGAGCAACGGGACGAGTTCTTTGTCCCCGCCTTCTTCTCCCCGCCACCGTCACAGCCGTGGAAAGGCCGCCTCAGCTACTACAGATTCCGGTGGCTGCGGTGGTGGAGGGGGTAGCTTCCGTGGCGGCGGTGGCGGTGGTGGTGGGGGGAAGGAGGAGTTGAAGAGTGTTGTGGAGAGGTTCGGATATTTATTGATTTCAATAATGTACAGGCGGAGACGCATGCTGTTGTTTGCTCCTTTGTTTTATATATCTGGGATGCTTATGTATATGGGTACTTTGGGATTTGATGTTGTGAATAAAAATTCTAGTAGTGGTAGGGGAAGTGGTGATGTAGTGGGGCCTGGATCTGTTTACCGGAGCCCTGAGGTCTTTGAGAAACTCTGGCCCTTAATGGAGGCTGAGAGCAATAAGAGCTCAAATATG TTAATGAACGTATGGAATCCCAAGCTGCGTCAGTGGAAGCCTTGTCTTGGGCAGACTGTTTCTCAGTCAG AATTTTCAGAGTTGCCGAAGTCAAATGGTTTCCTGATAATTGAAGCAAATGGCGGGTTAAACCAGCAAAGATTATCG ATATGTGATGCGGTGGCCGTGGCAGGCCTGCTAAATGCTACTCTTGTCATCCCCATATTTCATTTAAATAGTGTTTGGCGAGATTCCAG AAATCGTGTTAATGTTGTTAGAGAGCTACCAGAGGATGTGCTCCAGCTATTTGATAATAATATAAGCAACATagtgaatttgagaattaaggCGTGGTCAAGCCCCTCTCATTATCTTCAGAAGGTTCTGccaaagcttctggagcttaa GGCCGTCCGAATAGCACCATTCTCTAACAGACTAGCCCATGCAGTTCCTCCATCAATCCAAAGCCTCAGATGCTTGTGCAATTTTGAAGCACTTAGGTTTTCAGAACCCATACGGATGTTAGCTGCTAAGATGGTTGATCGGATGGTAAAAAATAGCTCCAAAACTGGGGGAAAATACGTTTCAGTACATCTCCGATTTGAAGAG GACATGGTTGCATTTTCATGCTGCATTTATGATGGCGGTGAAGAAGAGAAGCACGAGATGGATATTGTCCGGGAACGAAGTTGGAGAGGAAAATTTCGGAGAAGAGGCCGAGTAATAAGACCAGGAGCCAACCGAGTAGATGGGAAATGCCCTTTAACTCCACTAGAG GTGGGAATGATGCTACGGGGAATGGGATTCGATAACAACACCTCTCTTTTTGTTGCCGCGGGCAAAATTTACAAAGTGGAGAAGTATATGACACCCCTTAAACAGATGTTTCCATTTCTGGAAACAAAAGAAACTCTAGCCTCCCCTGAAGAACTTAGTCCATTTATG GGTCATTCATCAAGACTGGCTGCTCTTGATTATACCGTTTGCCTTCACAGTGAAGTTTTTGTCACAACCCAGGGTGGTAATTTCCCCCATTTCTTGGTAGGGCATAGGCGTTATTTTTACGAAGGACACGCCAAAACCTTAAAACCTGATAAGAGAAAGCTAGCCCAATTATTTGATAGCCCGAGTATCAG ATGGCGAGATTTCAAAAGGCAGTTGCAGGATATGCTTCATCACAGTGACATGAAAGGGGGCGAGCTAAGAAAGTCCGGTAACTCCCTCTACATGTATCCCATGCCAGACTGCATGTGTAAAAAATCAGACACTAAAAGCGACTTGGGATTGGGAAACTCAACCAAGTTATAG
- the LOC140879650 gene encoding O-fucosyltransferase 9 isoform X1 has translation MHGLSRLSNGTSSLSPPSSPRHRHSRGKAASATTDSGGCGGGGGSFRGGGGGGGGGKEELKSVVERFGYLLISIMYRRRRMLLFAPLFYISGMLMYMGTLGFDVVNKNSSSGRGSGDVVGPGSVYRSPEVFEKLWPLMEAESNKSSNMLMNVWNPKLRQWKPCLGQTVSQSEFSELPKSNGFLIIEANGGLNQQRLSICDAVAVAGLLNATLVIPIFHLNSVWRDSSKFGEIFDEEFFIYALRNRVNVVRELPEDVLQLFDNNISNIVNLRIKAWSSPSHYLQKVLPKLLELKAVRIAPFSNRLAHAVPPSIQSLRCLCNFEALRFSEPIRMLAAKMVDRMVKNSSKTGGKYVSVHLRFEEDMVAFSCCIYDGGEEEKHEMDIVRERSWRGKFRRRGRVIRPGANRVDGKCPLTPLEVGMMLRGMGFDNNTSLFVAAGKIYKVEKYMTPLKQMFPFLETKETLASPEELSPFMGHSSRLAALDYTVCLHSEVFVTTQGGNFPHFLVGHRRYFYEGHAKTLKPDKRKLAQLFDSPSIRWRDFKRQLQDMLHHSDMKGGELRKSGNSLYMYPMPDCMCKKSDTKSDLGLGNSTKL, from the exons ATGCATGGGTTAAGCCGGCTGAGCAACGGGACGAGTTCTTTGTCCCCGCCTTCTTCTCCCCGCCACCGTCACAGCCGTGGAAAGGCCGCCTCAGCTACTACAGATTCCGGTGGCTGCGGTGGTGGAGGGGGTAGCTTCCGTGGCGGCGGTGGCGGTGGTGGTGGGGGGAAGGAGGAGTTGAAGAGTGTTGTGGAGAGGTTCGGATATTTATTGATTTCAATAATGTACAGGCGGAGACGCATGCTGTTGTTTGCTCCTTTGTTTTATATATCTGGGATGCTTATGTATATGGGTACTTTGGGATTTGATGTTGTGAATAAAAATTCTAGTAGTGGTAGGGGAAGTGGTGATGTAGTGGGGCCTGGATCTGTTTACCGGAGCCCTGAGGTCTTTGAGAAACTCTGGCCCTTAATGGAGGCTGAGAGCAATAAGAGCTCAAATATG TTAATGAACGTATGGAATCCCAAGCTGCGTCAGTGGAAGCCTTGTCTTGGGCAGACTGTTTCTCAGTCAG AATTTTCAGAGTTGCCGAAGTCAAATGGTTTCCTGATAATTGAAGCAAATGGCGGGTTAAACCAGCAAAGATTATCG ATATGTGATGCGGTGGCCGTGGCAGGCCTGCTAAATGCTACTCTTGTCATCCCCATATTTCATTTAAATAGTGTTTGGCGAGATTCCAG CAAGTTTGGAGAAATATTTGATGAAGAGTTCTTTATATATGCTCTCAGAAATCGTGTTAATGTTGTTAGAGAGCTACCAGAGGATGTGCTCCAGCTATTTGATAATAATATAAGCAACATagtgaatttgagaattaaggCGTGGTCAAGCCCCTCTCATTATCTTCAGAAGGTTCTGccaaagcttctggagcttaa GGCCGTCCGAATAGCACCATTCTCTAACAGACTAGCCCATGCAGTTCCTCCATCAATCCAAAGCCTCAGATGCTTGTGCAATTTTGAAGCACTTAGGTTTTCAGAACCCATACGGATGTTAGCTGCTAAGATGGTTGATCGGATGGTAAAAAATAGCTCCAAAACTGGGGGAAAATACGTTTCAGTACATCTCCGATTTGAAGAG GACATGGTTGCATTTTCATGCTGCATTTATGATGGCGGTGAAGAAGAGAAGCACGAGATGGATATTGTCCGGGAACGAAGTTGGAGAGGAAAATTTCGGAGAAGAGGCCGAGTAATAAGACCAGGAGCCAACCGAGTAGATGGGAAATGCCCTTTAACTCCACTAGAG GTGGGAATGATGCTACGGGGAATGGGATTCGATAACAACACCTCTCTTTTTGTTGCCGCGGGCAAAATTTACAAAGTGGAGAAGTATATGACACCCCTTAAACAGATGTTTCCATTTCTGGAAACAAAAGAAACTCTAGCCTCCCCTGAAGAACTTAGTCCATTTATG GGTCATTCATCAAGACTGGCTGCTCTTGATTATACCGTTTGCCTTCACAGTGAAGTTTTTGTCACAACCCAGGGTGGTAATTTCCCCCATTTCTTGGTAGGGCATAGGCGTTATTTTTACGAAGGACACGCCAAAACCTTAAAACCTGATAAGAGAAAGCTAGCCCAATTATTTGATAGCCCGAGTATCAG ATGGCGAGATTTCAAAAGGCAGTTGCAGGATATGCTTCATCACAGTGACATGAAAGGGGGCGAGCTAAGAAAGTCCGGTAACTCCCTCTACATGTATCCCATGCCAGACTGCATGTGTAAAAAATCAGACACTAAAAGCGACTTGGGATTGGGAAACTCAACCAAGTTATAG